A portion of the Blastopirellula sediminis genome contains these proteins:
- a CDS encoding efflux RND transporter periplasmic adaptor subunit has product MPIPSLIRYALAPLVMLVVAAIAYFTQERWLPLVNPGNVAEEESEVVAPVDDPKVLKLSPQARKNLGLVVKPARPQTYWRTIQIPGILANRPGETDRGVTAPAVGVVTEIHAYPGQTVRPGESLFRLRLSSEYLQSAQKELFTATKERQIVREQLDRLRPLATSGAVPGARIIELESQELRQEALIQSYRQDLLICGLTPQQVDEVAAGEFIREINIAAPPVRSASGSITGSAVEPGEASDEQDQAAYEVQQLQVSLGQQVQAGDLLATLSNHRRLYIQGHAFKREAPYLEDAAQNRWKVTVEFAEDSPEHWPDLSQEFEIEYLSNAVDAESRTFDFYIPLTNQPRLYEKNGETFVVWRFRPGQRVRLHVPVEELHDVLVLPSAAVVRDGPDAYVFQQNGDLFNRIPVQVLQEDRLNVILADDGSVTPGLYLAQNGAASLNRVLKAQAASGVRADVHVHADGTVHAAH; this is encoded by the coding sequence ATGCCTATCCCAAGTTTGATTCGCTACGCGCTGGCTCCCTTGGTCATGCTGGTTGTGGCCGCGATCGCCTACTTCACCCAAGAGCGTTGGTTGCCGCTCGTGAATCCTGGCAATGTAGCCGAGGAAGAATCGGAAGTCGTCGCCCCCGTAGACGATCCGAAGGTTCTTAAGCTTTCCCCGCAGGCCCGCAAGAACCTGGGCCTGGTTGTGAAGCCGGCGCGGCCGCAGACCTATTGGCGCACGATTCAAATTCCGGGGATTCTGGCCAATCGCCCCGGCGAAACCGATCGCGGCGTCACTGCGCCGGCCGTGGGCGTGGTCACGGAAATTCATGCCTATCCCGGCCAGACGGTACGTCCCGGAGAAAGTCTCTTCCGACTGCGACTTTCCAGTGAGTACCTCCAAAGCGCGCAGAAGGAGCTTTTCACCGCGACGAAGGAACGGCAAATCGTGCGCGAGCAACTCGATCGACTTCGTCCCTTGGCGACCAGCGGCGCGGTGCCGGGGGCGCGAATTATCGAACTCGAAAGCCAGGAGCTTCGCCAGGAGGCGCTGATCCAAAGTTATCGCCAGGACTTACTCATCTGCGGTCTTACCCCACAGCAAGTTGACGAAGTCGCCGCCGGAGAATTCATCCGCGAAATCAACATCGCTGCCCCTCCCGTTCGCTCGGCAAGCGGGTCAATCACCGGCAGCGCCGTCGAACCTGGCGAAGCCTCCGACGAACAGGACCAAGCCGCGTACGAAGTCCAGCAACTTCAAGTTTCGCTCGGGCAGCAAGTGCAAGCTGGCGATCTGCTCGCCACGCTCTCGAATCATCGCCGGCTCTATATCCAGGGACATGCATTCAAGCGGGAAGCTCCCTACTTGGAAGATGCGGCCCAGAACCGCTGGAAAGTCACGGTCGAATTCGCGGAGGATTCTCCCGAGCATTGGCCCGATTTGTCGCAGGAGTTCGAGATCGAGTATCTCTCGAACGCGGTCGACGCCGAAAGCCGCACGTTCGACTTTTATATTCCTTTGACGAATCAACCTCGCTTGTACGAAAAGAACGGCGAGACCTTCGTCGTCTGGCGATTTCGTCCAGGACAGCGAGTACGGCTCCATGTGCCGGTCGAAGAGTTGCATGACGTGCTCGTGCTTCCCAGCGCCGCCGTTGTCCGCGATGGGCCCGACGCTTATGTGTTTCAACAGAACGGCGACTTGTTCAATCGCATTCCGGTTCAAGTGCTGCAAGAGGATCGCTTGAATGTGATTCTGGCCGATGACGGCAGCGTGACGCCAGGCTTGTACCTGGCTCAGAACGGAGCCGCTTCCCTCAATCGTGTGCTGAAAGCTCAGGCTGCCAGCGGCGTGCGTGCCGACGTGCACGTTCACGCGGATGGAACCGTTCACGCCGCTCACTAA
- a CDS encoding NACHT domain-containing protein: MSETSEHRQFVQLHRTFRELSQDSSDENLDFAATRLFSEQMTWNDVITRFRVVILSEAGSGKTAEIRNIADTLRNEGKRAFFLRLEHIPQDLEEAFETGSWEEFQEWLNSEEEGWLLLDSVDEARLRHPGDFERAIRRLGRRISRAHQRAHIVITSRTTAWRPRTDLDHCTKHFPYDSSIAVVPSTTDELDGPSQDFDADDSKAANKQDGFLILALDNLNAEQIETFVAAKGVQDTKALLDAVERVDAWAFTTRPQDLAELAEFWSDCGRIGSRLELIQHSIDRRLSERDQGRAEARRLTMNRARLGAMLLAAAATISRVPTICVPDGSENSDGIPISKVLPDWDDKDIATLLERPIFDDAIYGTVRFHHRSVREFLTAAWMLELLDRATSRNKIEALLFRNQYGVDVVIPTMRPVIPWLAIKDEKICERVNDIAPEVLLEGGDPNKLPLSFRSRLLKKVCMRIVDGASNHGATGNEAIQRFANQDLVPDIKKLIKEYRSSDELLFFLLRMVWIGELREVLPEAKAVALDADSSKYTRIAAFRAVKAIGTTEDVNEIRQKFLSEESILNRDWLEELIDQLEPNAESTQWLLGCLAKADEPNLNRSDGLLDAVVSYILRVPPEVLPMWVKELNRLLTTPPSLERDRGGVSQRFGWLMRAAGHAAERLIEERFPEALEDANLSILHKLTLVNRSNFGDYSDASFRIAELVPMWPELNRALFWHDVHQSQNPTKDTPTEFWQVSIPGGYWQFDESDFEFAVKGITDSLSPTDKRIALSLAFRLYVDGGRDRRQRNRLKKIVAGDKVLEGSLRNYLRPPARGRSKWQVMDARFKRQAKARQAKEAKRREDWREFLKENTALLRGNGIAPGEFSNCQYHLHEELRDKNNQSSHLGNGNWRCLIGEFGDDVAQAFRDGVTGFWRKFVPKLRSEGAPANKISFPVIFGLTGLLIEAQETDNWPADLTPQDAELACRYASYEINGFPTWLPRLFDAFPTVVQNFMINEIRYESATTKSGQNSHYILSDINWHGEWAWDQLGPDVFSILKAKEPANLDNLVGLLSIVQNSSVSDGDIAKLAARKSKTLKRQQHAACWFAVWVGVAPEKAIPALEDRIERILAPEARTDFAMEFVTRLMGSRRGELSRVRGAYRFPVFLKQLYLLMHQYIQANDDINRIGKGAYSPGLRDLAQDARNGLAEILRTIPGKDAFIALNEIASAHPTSKYRPWFSSLAKAKAESDADLCTWTPAQVRDFYDNLECSPENHRQLAELVHLRLLDLKTDLEDGDASIAKILQEVNLETDMRVFIGRELREKSFGRYAIPQEEELADAKRPDLRVHGITFDAPVPCELKLSDKWSGPVLFERLENQLCGDYLRDPRSNRGVFILVHQGKRKSWKIPGSRKRMNFDGLVSSLRQFWQEIALNYPDIENVNVIGIDLTKRFT, from the coding sequence ATGTCAGAAACTTCGGAACACCGTCAATTCGTTCAGCTTCATCGTACTTTTCGCGAGCTTTCACAAGACAGCAGCGATGAAAACCTGGACTTCGCCGCCACTCGTCTCTTTTCTGAGCAAATGACATGGAACGACGTTATCACTAGATTCCGAGTTGTTATTCTTTCCGAAGCAGGTTCGGGGAAGACCGCGGAAATACGAAACATTGCCGATACGCTTCGTAATGAAGGGAAAAGAGCATTCTTTTTGCGTCTCGAGCATATCCCCCAAGACCTTGAGGAAGCGTTTGAAACTGGCTCGTGGGAAGAATTCCAAGAGTGGCTGAATTCGGAGGAAGAAGGATGGCTGCTACTCGACTCGGTCGATGAAGCAAGGCTGCGTCACCCGGGTGACTTTGAAAGAGCTATACGCAGACTCGGTAGACGCATATCTAGGGCGCACCAGCGCGCACACATCGTCATAACTAGCAGAACGACCGCGTGGCGCCCCAGGACAGACCTCGACCACTGCACGAAGCACTTCCCGTATGATTCATCGATAGCGGTCGTTCCCAGCACTACAGACGAACTGGATGGCCCTAGCCAAGATTTCGACGCAGACGACTCGAAAGCTGCTAACAAGCAGGATGGATTCCTGATTCTCGCCTTGGACAACCTAAACGCGGAACAAATCGAAACGTTCGTCGCGGCAAAGGGCGTTCAAGACACAAAGGCGTTACTTGACGCCGTCGAAAGGGTTGACGCATGGGCTTTTACTACTCGGCCTCAGGACCTGGCTGAACTAGCAGAGTTTTGGAGCGACTGCGGCAGAATTGGAAGCCGACTAGAGCTAATACAGCACAGCATTGACCGCCGGCTGAGCGAAAGAGATCAAGGCCGCGCTGAAGCACGCCGCCTAACGATGAATCGTGCAAGACTCGGGGCGATGCTTTTGGCTGCAGCGGCAACCATAAGTCGCGTCCCGACTATTTGCGTGCCCGACGGAAGCGAAAACTCCGATGGAATCCCCATCTCAAAGGTCTTGCCGGATTGGGACGACAAAGATATCGCAACCTTGTTGGAACGTCCAATTTTTGACGATGCCATCTATGGCACTGTACGGTTTCATCATCGCTCCGTTAGAGAATTCCTAACTGCCGCGTGGATGCTAGAGCTATTGGATCGCGCGACCTCGCGAAACAAGATTGAAGCTCTGCTATTCCGTAATCAATACGGCGTGGATGTCGTCATACCGACAATGCGCCCCGTGATCCCCTGGCTTGCAATTAAAGACGAAAAGATCTGTGAGCGCGTTAACGACATCGCACCTGAAGTTCTCCTGGAAGGAGGAGACCCCAACAAGCTGCCATTGAGTTTTCGCAGTCGCCTTCTCAAGAAAGTGTGCATGCGAATTGTCGACGGTGCCTCAAATCACGGTGCTACAGGCAATGAAGCAATTCAACGATTTGCCAATCAAGACCTTGTGCCTGACATCAAGAAGTTAATCAAGGAATATAGATCTAGCGACGAACTCTTGTTCTTTTTGCTTCGCATGGTTTGGATTGGAGAACTTAGAGAAGTCCTCCCCGAAGCCAAAGCGGTTGCCCTAGATGCAGATTCGTCAAAATACACACGCATTGCAGCATTCAGGGCTGTAAAAGCGATTGGAACGACCGAGGACGTTAATGAGATTCGTCAGAAGTTTCTCAGTGAGGAATCCATTCTGAATCGAGACTGGCTTGAGGAACTAATAGATCAGTTGGAGCCCAACGCAGAATCAACCCAATGGTTACTCGGTTGCCTCGCCAAAGCCGATGAGCCCAATCTAAATCGCTCCGATGGTCTGCTTGACGCCGTAGTTTCCTATATCCTACGCGTCCCGCCTGAAGTTCTCCCTATGTGGGTAAAAGAGTTGAATAGACTGCTCACTACGCCACCAAGCTTAGAACGAGACCGCGGCGGCGTCTCGCAAAGGTTTGGCTGGCTAATGAGGGCTGCCGGACATGCCGCCGAGCGGCTAATCGAGGAGCGTTTTCCCGAGGCACTGGAAGACGCCAATCTGTCAATCCTCCACAAGCTCACTTTAGTCAATCGCTCCAATTTTGGGGACTATAGCGATGCGTCATTCCGCATAGCTGAGCTCGTGCCTATGTGGCCCGAACTAAACCGGGCCCTGTTCTGGCACGACGTGCACCAATCTCAAAACCCCACCAAGGACACCCCAACGGAGTTTTGGCAAGTCTCGATCCCGGGAGGATATTGGCAATTTGACGAGTCAGACTTTGAATTTGCCGTCAAAGGAATCACCGACAGCCTTTCCCCAACTGACAAACGGATCGCACTGTCGCTCGCATTCCGGCTATACGTCGATGGAGGTCGCGATCGAAGGCAACGAAACAGACTCAAGAAGATCGTCGCAGGTGACAAGGTACTTGAGGGCAGTTTAAGAAACTACCTGCGGCCACCGGCAAGGGGAAGATCAAAATGGCAAGTGATGGATGCTAGATTTAAACGCCAAGCCAAGGCAAGACAAGCCAAGGAGGCAAAGCGACGAGAAGATTGGCGGGAATTCTTGAAAGAGAACACCGCTTTGCTGCGTGGCAACGGCATAGCACCAGGAGAGTTCTCAAATTGCCAATACCACCTTCATGAGGAGTTGAGAGATAAAAACAACCAGTCCAGCCACTTGGGCAACGGAAACTGGAGGTGTCTTATCGGAGAGTTCGGAGACGACGTTGCTCAAGCATTTCGCGATGGCGTGACTGGTTTCTGGAGAAAGTTCGTTCCTAAATTGCGTTCGGAAGGCGCCCCCGCAAACAAGATTTCATTTCCCGTGATTTTTGGACTCACTGGCCTACTGATCGAGGCCCAGGAAACGGACAATTGGCCTGCCGATTTGACTCCTCAAGATGCTGAGTTGGCGTGTCGCTATGCCTCGTACGAAATCAACGGATTTCCTACTTGGCTGCCGCGACTCTTCGATGCATTCCCAACAGTTGTTCAGAACTTCATGATCAACGAAATCCGTTATGAGTCGGCGACCACCAAAAGCGGTCAGAACTCTCACTATATACTTTCCGACATCAACTGGCACGGAGAATGGGCCTGGGATCAACTTGGCCCGGATGTCTTCTCGATATTGAAAGCCAAAGAACCAGCCAATCTCGACAACCTCGTTGGTTTGCTTAGCATCGTCCAAAACTCGTCAGTATCGGATGGCGATATCGCCAAGTTAGCAGCAAGGAAAAGCAAGACCTTGAAGCGTCAACAGCATGCGGCATGCTGGTTCGCAGTTTGGGTCGGCGTGGCCCCAGAAAAGGCCATACCCGCATTAGAGGACCGCATAGAAAGAATCCTAGCCCCTGAAGCTCGCACTGATTTCGCGATGGAATTCGTCACAAGGCTGATGGGAAGTCGGCGCGGAGAACTTTCAAGAGTTCGTGGCGCATATCGATTCCCAGTCTTTCTGAAGCAGTTGTACCTTCTGATGCATCAATACATTCAGGCCAATGACGATATCAATCGAATAGGCAAGGGAGCGTACTCCCCAGGCTTGCGAGACCTAGCTCAAGACGCACGCAATGGCCTCGCCGAAATCCTCCGCACCATTCCGGGCAAGGATGCCTTCATTGCCTTGAATGAGATCGCAAGTGCGCACCCGACAAGCAAGTATAGGCCGTGGTTTTCTTCGCTGGCCAAGGCGAAAGCCGAATCGGATGCCGATTTGTGCACCTGGACGCCTGCTCAGGTACGCGATTTTTATGACAATTTAGAGTGCTCGCCGGAGAATCACCGACAGCTCGCAGAGCTGGTACATCTACGATTACTTGATCTGAAAACTGACCTCGAGGACGGCGACGCAAGCATCGCCAAGATACTACAGGAAGTGAATCTCGAAACCGATATGCGAGTTTTCATCGGCCGAGAACTTCGCGAAAAGTCATTCGGTAGATACGCAATCCCTCAGGAGGAGGAACTTGCGGATGCAAAGCGACCAGACCTGAGAGTTCACGGCATTACTTTTGACGCACCTGTGCCGTGCGAACTCAAACTATCGGACAAATGGTCTGGCCCCGTTCTATTTGAGCGACTTGAAAACCAGCTTTGTGGAGACTACCTTCGCGATCCACGCTCCAATCGAGGCGTTTTCATTCTGGTGCACCAAGGGAAGAGGAAATCATGGAAGATTCCAGGCTCAAGAAAGAGAATGAACTTTGACGGTTTGGTCAGTTCCCTACGTCAGTTTTGGCAAGAAATAGCTCTTAACTATCCTGACATCGAAAATGTTAATGTAATTGGCATAGATTTGACAAAGAGATTCACATAG
- a CDS encoding phospholipase D family protein, with protein MTETDLLARLAQRDSRILTSTTPEDLARTSSSLSALGEILRLNIPCCYYDDGFLHAKVYIFGEKYAIVSSANFTKSALGENLEIGVQLDGAEVAELIRWFDGLWNPDQLLTIEELERIRPQVEAEELAKAAVPESQIEGWRFEKPAGNEQPESHDFVESEYPDSPELIIHPTSKLISLLRMDRPGWVCNTKREPPNYPLPIKLEELMRRRSLAATWQDNVAHKQMRLVQEDDLVLMHGNKGGADLPGLKNGIVGVGLAKGSSFQALDGYDPERLSMAELGDFGPSELEKHPEWRIGIKEWLFWDPKNPIEIDGTQNSFHELKDDRRKTVIQRLRARLAEQK; from the coding sequence ATCACCGAGACCGACTTGCTGGCGCGTTTGGCACAGCGCGATTCTCGCATACTGACCAGCACAACGCCCGAAGATTTGGCCCGTACCAGTTCGTCTCTTTCAGCACTCGGCGAGATTCTTCGCTTGAATATCCCCTGTTGCTATTACGACGATGGATTTCTGCACGCCAAGGTCTACATCTTTGGCGAGAAGTACGCGATCGTCTCATCGGCGAATTTCACGAAAAGCGCTTTGGGCGAAAATCTGGAGATTGGCGTGCAACTGGATGGAGCGGAGGTGGCCGAATTGATTCGTTGGTTCGATGGTCTCTGGAATCCTGACCAATTGCTTACGATTGAAGAATTGGAGCGAATTCGGCCCCAGGTAGAAGCGGAAGAACTTGCGAAGGCCGCTGTTCCTGAATCTCAAATTGAGGGTTGGCGTTTTGAGAAGCCGGCCGGTAATGAACAGCCAGAGTCGCACGATTTCGTTGAGAGCGAGTACCCGGATTCTCCCGAACTCATTATTCATCCTACGTCGAAACTTATATCTCTCCTGAGAATGGATAGACCAGGCTGGGTATGCAACACGAAGCGTGAACCGCCGAATTATCCGCTTCCGATAAAGCTCGAAGAGTTGATGCGCCGGCGCTCTCTCGCCGCAACCTGGCAGGATAATGTAGCACATAAGCAAATGCGCCTTGTGCAAGAAGACGATCTGGTCTTAATGCACGGCAATAAAGGCGGAGCAGATTTGCCTGGATTGAAAAACGGAATCGTTGGAGTTGGGCTCGCCAAAGGCAGTAGTTTTCAAGCGCTCGATGGCTACGATCCTGAACGACTATCGATGGCGGAGCTCGGAGACTTCGGGCCATCGGAACTTGAAAAACATCCGGAGTGGCGAATTGGCATCAAGGAGTGGCTGTTTTGGGATCCTAAGAATCCGATCGAAATAGACGGGACGCAAAACAGTTTTCACGAACTGAAAGATGACCGTCGGAAAACGGTCATCCAGCGCCTCCGAGCCCGCCTCGCCGAACAAAAATAA
- a CDS encoding class I SAM-dependent DNA methyltransferase — MAKKKAAAKKDSSAANIGFEAKLWLAADKLRNNMDAAEYKHVVLGLIFLKYISDAFAELHGKLIDGEGDYAGADPEDPDEYKAENCFWVPPEARWHFLQDHARQAKIGKMIDDAMVAIERDNVRLKGILPKDYARPTLDKQRLGELIDLIGTIGLGDAENRSKDILGRVYEYFLSEFASAEGKKGGQFYTPRCVVRLLVEMLAPYKGRVYDPCCGSAGMFVQSEKFVEEHGGRIGDIAVYGQESNPTTRRLAMMNLAIRGIEGDIGPEHADTFRRDLHKDLKADYVLANPPFNDSDWHRSEEDVRWKYGVPPKGNANYAWVQHFVHHLAPGGFAGFVLANGSMSSNQSGEGEIRRAIVEADLVDCMVALPGQLFYSTQIPVCLWFLTRDKKDKKRRQRSGETLFIDARKLGQLIDRVHRELTDEELQRIADTYHAWRGDLKTINPKSKVKKYEDVPGFCFSATKEQIAEHGYVLTPGRYVGAEELEEDDEPFEEKMARLTQHLSEQFAEGRKLEKAIQANLKGLGYGL; from the coding sequence ATGGCCAAAAAGAAAGCCGCGGCGAAGAAAGACTCTTCGGCCGCCAATATCGGGTTTGAAGCCAAGCTCTGGCTCGCCGCCGATAAGCTCCGCAACAACATGGACGCCGCCGAGTACAAGCATGTCGTGCTCGGGCTCATCTTTCTCAAATACATCTCCGACGCCTTCGCCGAGCTGCACGGCAAGCTGATCGACGGCGAAGGGGACTACGCCGGCGCCGATCCCGAAGATCCTGACGAATACAAGGCCGAGAACTGCTTTTGGGTTCCGCCAGAAGCTCGCTGGCATTTTCTGCAGGATCATGCCCGCCAGGCGAAGATCGGCAAGATGATTGACGACGCGATGGTCGCGATCGAACGCGACAACGTCCGCCTGAAGGGAATTTTGCCGAAGGACTACGCCCGGCCGACCCTCGACAAGCAGCGGCTCGGCGAATTGATCGACCTGATCGGGACGATCGGCCTCGGCGACGCTGAGAACCGCAGCAAAGATATTCTCGGCCGCGTTTACGAATACTTCCTCTCCGAATTCGCCAGCGCCGAAGGCAAAAAAGGGGGCCAGTTCTACACGCCCCGCTGCGTCGTTCGCCTGCTGGTCGAAATGCTCGCTCCGTACAAGGGACGCGTCTACGATCCCTGCTGCGGCAGCGCCGGCATGTTCGTGCAAAGCGAGAAGTTCGTCGAAGAGCACGGGGGCCGCATCGGCGACATCGCCGTCTATGGCCAGGAATCGAACCCGACGACCCGCCGCCTGGCGATGATGAACCTGGCGATTCGCGGGATCGAAGGGGACATCGGTCCCGAGCATGCCGACACCTTCCGCCGCGATCTGCACAAAGATCTGAAGGCCGACTACGTGCTGGCCAATCCGCCGTTCAACGATTCCGACTGGCACCGTAGCGAAGAAGACGTCCGCTGGAAATATGGCGTCCCTCCCAAGGGAAACGCCAACTACGCCTGGGTGCAGCACTTCGTCCATCACCTGGCGCCAGGCGGCTTCGCCGGCTTCGTCCTGGCCAACGGCAGCATGAGCAGCAACCAGTCAGGCGAAGGAGAGATCCGCCGCGCGATCGTCGAGGCCGACCTGGTCGACTGCATGGTCGCCCTGCCGGGGCAACTCTTCTACAGCACGCAAATTCCGGTCTGCCTCTGGTTTTTGACCCGCGACAAAAAGGACAAAAAACGCCGCCAACGATCGGGCGAAACCCTCTTCATCGACGCCCGCAAGCTCGGCCAACTGATCGACCGGGTCCATCGCGAACTGACCGACGAAGAACTGCAGCGCATCGCCGACACCTACCACGCCTGGCGCGGCGATCTGAAGACGATCAACCCGAAAAGCAAGGTCAAGAAGTACGAAGACGTCCCCGGCTTCTGCTTCTCGGCGACCAAAGAACAAATCGCCGAGCATGGCTACGTCCTGACGCCGGGGCGCTATGTTGGCGCCGAAGAGCTGGAGGAAGATGACGAGCCGTTCGAGGAGAAGATGGCCCGCCTGACGCAACACCTTTCTGAGCAATTCGCGGAAGGCCGGAAACTGGAGAAGGCGATCCAAGCAAATTTGAAGGGGCTAGGCTATGGCTTATGA
- a CDS encoding Fic family protein, which translates to MAYDPHKPFNDLPLLPPKEELETKPVLKSCIAANTALAELKGAGGLIPNQTILINSIPLQEAQSSSEIENIVTTQDELFRAAAGAEDLSDDPVTKEVLRYRSALKLGGELLKAGPFQLSVLQQICSHLKGEEMAFRSDKLVRLSNPTTKEVIYTPPLTQAVIQQKLENLEAFLTAPSDLDPLVQMAVAHYQFEAIHPFEDGNGRTGRILNLLLLVDRGLLEIPVLYLSRFIIQNKQDYYSGLLAVTETQQWEPWLLYMLEGVTQTARWTTARIQAIRQLFDETCELAREKLPSRVYSKELIELIFEQPYCKGKFVVDRGLAKRQTAADYLKELEKAGLLTSEKVGRETIYRNPSLLEILKKGNVDDIDT; encoded by the coding sequence ATGGCTTATGATCCTCACAAACCGTTCAACGATCTCCCCCTGCTTCCTCCCAAAGAGGAACTGGAGACCAAGCCGGTTCTCAAGAGCTGTATCGCCGCCAATACTGCCCTGGCCGAACTGAAGGGAGCGGGCGGGCTGATCCCCAATCAAACGATTCTCATCAACTCGATTCCGCTCCAGGAAGCCCAATCAAGTTCCGAGATCGAGAACATCGTCACCACCCAGGACGAGTTGTTCCGCGCCGCGGCCGGCGCCGAGGATCTGTCCGATGATCCGGTGACCAAGGAAGTTCTCCGCTATCGGTCGGCGCTGAAGCTGGGGGGAGAACTCCTGAAAGCAGGACCCTTTCAACTTTCGGTGCTGCAGCAAATCTGCTCGCACCTGAAAGGGGAGGAGATGGCGTTTCGTAGCGACAAGCTCGTACGGCTCTCCAATCCCACCACCAAAGAGGTCATCTATACGCCTCCACTCACCCAGGCCGTCATTCAACAAAAGCTCGAGAACCTGGAAGCCTTTCTCACTGCTCCCTCCGATCTCGACCCCTTGGTGCAGATGGCGGTCGCACATTACCAGTTCGAGGCGATCCACCCGTTTGAAGACGGCAACGGCCGCACCGGACGGATCCTCAACTTGCTGCTGCTAGTCGATCGCGGCCTGTTGGAGATCCCCGTCCTCTACCTCAGCCGTTTCATCATTCAGAACAAGCAAGACTATTACTCCGGCCTGCTGGCCGTGACCGAAACGCAGCAGTGGGAGCCGTGGCTCTTGTACATGCTCGAGGGAGTGACCCAAACGGCCCGGTGGACCACCGCCCGCATCCAGGCGATCCGCCAATTGTTCGACGAAACCTGCGAACTGGCCCGCGAAAAGCTCCCCAGCCGGGTCTACAGCAAAGAGCTGATCGAACTGATTTTCGAGCAGCCGTACTGCAAAGGGAAGTTTGTCGTCGATCGGGGGCTGGCCAAGCGGCAAACGGCCGCCGACTACCTCAAAGAACTGGAAAAAGCCGGCCTACTGACCAGCGAAAAGGTAGGCAGGGAAACGATTTACCGCAATCCGTCCCTCCTCGAAATCCTAAAAAAGGGAAATGTCGACGATATCGACACATAG
- a CDS encoding tyrosine-type recombinase/integrase — MVGAAHQDPQTFLRHRDWKGAPEPLREKLKRFYSLGEWLDTYFKSRGDWERATLLKNGATKKHLLEFFGADKQLSDITPGDADEFHRYLPTVEGINSAATVHKHIQTARTYFRAALRKRLLDENPFDGVKTRDNVGDVHFVTPEETAKVFEACSSTQWRLVFALARYAGVRVPSELNNLRWDDILWDQNKILIRSPKTARYGKAERFVPIFKELKPYLDEADAKAQGGEIYVVNVTRKKNTLNAAYLRKRMRIIIERAGVVPWPKLFQSMRSTRQTELEAQWPTHVVCGWMGNSPRIATRHYLKTTQSDYDTAAAGKAAEDAGEKLMLDLMRQIADMSGISEQGSLGDMSETEIRQQLASICSDSPSIQVGQAGLEPATKGL, encoded by the coding sequence ATGGTTGGTGCGGCGCATCAAGACCCGCAAACCTTTCTACGCCATCGAGACTGGAAGGGAGCGCCCGAACCACTCCGCGAAAAGCTGAAGCGGTTCTACAGTTTGGGCGAATGGCTCGACACCTACTTTAAAAGCCGGGGCGACTGGGAGCGCGCTACGTTGCTCAAGAATGGCGCGACGAAAAAGCATCTACTGGAATTCTTTGGAGCAGACAAACAGTTGTCGGACATCACTCCCGGTGACGCTGACGAGTTCCACCGCTACTTGCCGACGGTCGAAGGGATCAATTCAGCGGCGACGGTTCACAAGCATATCCAGACTGCCCGTACCTACTTCCGAGCGGCGCTACGAAAGCGCCTGCTGGATGAAAACCCGTTCGATGGCGTGAAGACTCGCGACAACGTGGGCGACGTCCATTTCGTCACGCCGGAAGAGACGGCCAAAGTATTTGAAGCGTGCTCGTCGACCCAGTGGCGCCTAGTGTTCGCATTGGCTCGATATGCTGGCGTACGCGTTCCCAGCGAGCTGAACAACTTGCGATGGGACGACATCTTGTGGGACCAGAACAAGATTCTGATTAGAAGCCCCAAGACGGCCCGTTACGGCAAGGCGGAGCGGTTCGTGCCTATCTTCAAGGAATTGAAGCCCTACTTGGATGAGGCCGATGCGAAAGCCCAGGGTGGCGAAATTTACGTCGTCAACGTGACACGCAAGAAGAACACCCTTAACGCCGCCTACCTGCGAAAACGGATGCGGATAATCATCGAGCGGGCAGGGGTGGTTCCGTGGCCCAAGTTGTTCCAGTCGATGCGGTCAACGCGTCAGACCGAACTGGAGGCCCAGTGGCCGACGCATGTGGTGTGCGGCTGGATGGGCAACAGCCCGCGAATTGCCACTCGGCACTATTTGAAGACGACCCAGAGCGATTACGACACCGCAGCAGCGGGAAAGGCCGCTGAGGATGCTGGCGAAAAACTGATGCTGGATTTGATGCGGCAGATTGCGGATATGTCGGGAATATCGGAGCAGGGCAGTTTAGGCGATATGTCGGAAACCGAGATACGACAACAACTTGCCTCTATTTGCTCCGATTCCCCCTCTATCCAGGTAGGCCAGGCAGGACTCGAACCCGCGACCAAGGGATTATGA